The Thermogemmata fonticola sequence CACCACCCCCGCCAGCATCAGCCACAAATACCACCGCACCGGACGCTCCCACTCCACACCCACCGGCTCCGGCAATCCAAACGCCGACAACGTAAACTCCCTCTCCAACGGCTCCACCCCTTCATCACGCAAATCATACTCGCTCGTAATTACTCCCCCATCGTTCTGCAGCGTCCGACGTACCGGAATCGGATACCCAGACTTCCCCACTCGCGTCTCCACTACCACCACCTCCGATACATCCTTCGGACCCTTATCCCCCAAATACTGACTCCGAATCTCCGCCCGACACAAACACCACTTCCGCGACGGGTCCAACACCAACACACCTCCCTGCTCCGGCACAAACGGCTGACGACTCATCGGATGCGGATTCTCAAACCGCACCGCCACGCACTCCCGACCCTCATACTCCACACCCTTCACCTCCACCACCCGAAACGTCGATTGACCCACCAAATCCACCAACCGCGTCCGAACCGCCCGCACTGGAGCAGATGAAGTGCTATCAATACCTTCGCGTGTCTCCTGACGTAATGCTATCTGATCGGCCTCGACACCATAACGCACCACCAGCCACTCCCCATCTAATGTCCGCCGACCCAACATAAAACTGTACTTTGAATTGTACGCCTTCAATTCCACAGCCAACCTCACTACATCTCCCTCCACCACCTCATATGTATACATCCCACATTCATTATTCTGTTTGATCTCAGTACGATGCAGCATCTTCTTCCCCGTTGAATGTATCAAGTATCGTGTTGTACAGCTTCCCTGCAAACAACGGGCAAACTCTGCGTATTCCTTCCAGGCGGCGGGGGCTTCCCGCAGAAAGCGTTCCCGCCAACTTCCGTCCGCTTGGGCAACAGCCTGGCTCATCCCCTGTTGGCACAACACTGCCCACCACACCCCACCCACCACCACACCACCTAGCCACAAACTCAGCACCATAGACCGGAATGCCGCCATGACTGTCGCCTCCAACAATATAGACAAAATCGGGAATATTTGCTCCAAGTAACATTTATTTACAAATGCAAGATTCATCAACATTGGTACAGACACAGAATAAACAATCATCGTTAGTACCCTGACTGCAATCTAATTTACTGGTTGTACAGTTGGGGGGATTTTGATTCCCACACCCACTGTTGCAAACCTTGTGTCCCGCACAGCCACCAGTAACAATATCGACCGGATCATTAGAGAGCAGCCGGTTTTGCGGTACGAGCACCAGACCGCACACCAGCAACGCTAAACCCAGGCTGCTTAGCAGCCAACCGACTGTGTCGTAGAGTCGCGTCATGACATCATCCTCCGTTCTGTCTCAGCAGCTTACTTCGGAGCTGCTTTTGCACCGGCTTGCCGCTTCTCCACCACAGAGAAGCCCCCAGCAAGCAGATGTTTCCTCACGGTGATGGCGTTCGCACTACGCGCCCGGCGTAGCGTGCCACCACAACGGGTTGGGAAGGGTGGTCCGTAAACAAAGCGAAGCGGTGCTGGAAGTATCCCGCCCCTCCAGAAAAGGTCATCAGGATATTGATCGGTCGCATTTCGTAAGGCGGCACGGTCACAGGCAAGTCTTGGGTGGCCGTACAGGCACAGCTTGCCGTGCCTCCCACAACCCGGATGGGATGATCCGTGTGATTGACCAGATGAACCGTGAACCAGCGTTGAGTTCCGGCAGCGGCCTCACCCACTTCGCTGACAGCAGGTTCCACGGTGAGTGGCTCTCCGCGCAAGCGAGCCAAGGCATCTGCCGGGCGGTCCACCATCGCCAGAAAGAGAACGGCAACGAAGAGCGTCAAAAGTGCTGCCGCCATTCCGACCTTTGCCGCTCTTAGGCCATAGCTCATTTGGAATGATGGGGAAATGCCTCGAGGCCGAAATAGCAACAGGGCGGCCAGGATCGCCAGATCGAGCAGGAAGGTCACCCAGGGATTGACCGCGAGCCGGCCGAAACAACCGCAATCGGTTTGCCCCAGGAGTGCCAGATACAGGCTGGCACTGGCCAAGACAGAGAAGAAGGCCAGACTTGCTATCCAAGCGGCACGCAACCATTGGCCGCTCAGTAACCAGGTGCCGAGCAGTAGTTCGGTCACAATTGCGGTCAGTTGCCAGCGAGGGGAAGACAAGGGCGACTCCTGAAGGGGAGAACTGACGAACAGGGCGTGCACTTTCAATCCCGC is a genomic window containing:
- a CDS encoding MauE/DoxX family redox-associated membrane protein, with the protein product MGSREEADHVLPIATVPPRGRIGREFLVLRLTLGLFLVGAAGLKVHALFVSSPLQESPLSSPRWQLTAIVTELLLGTWLLSGQWLRAAWIASLAFFSVLASASLYLALLGQTDCGCFGRLAVNPWVTFLLDLAILAALLLFRPRGISPSFQMSYGLRAAKVGMAAALLTLFVAVLFLAMVDRPADALARLRGEPLTVEPAVSEVGEAAAGTQRWFTVHLVNHTDHPIRVVGGTASCACTATQDLPVTVPPYEMRPINILMTFSGGAGYFQHRFALFTDHPSQPVVVARYAGRVVRTPSP